The following coding sequences are from one Trichoplusia ni isolate ovarian cell line Hi5 chromosome 15, tn1, whole genome shotgun sequence window:
- the LOC113501187 gene encoding zinc finger protein ush-like isoform X1 encodes MLLWLRYLKQLEVAGGDAPPGGAADFKTMCEDEEWGNESEAMPGEPRTPSSGGERAASSGGASPASGGSPAASPPRLRLNTSLATDPALAPQATSLKHEPPSPSPPPPPAPQARDYLALTAAAFPGLFPASTAPSYVCKPCGIRYSSLSTLQAHQEHYCSNRLPKPTEGANATADPSVDESSSDAKTPRPAGKQYACTYCSYSADKKVSLNRHMRMHSSSPVSSGTPAPTPTSNGEATEGPPVQDRYCADCDIRFSSIKTYRAHKQHYCSTRQVVKQALAAARGGSATSGSAPPSPGATPPAQNQYALALPTNPILIVPYSLLRSASTLPGATLPDPDTPCFLLPNGTFQPISRALSNINADGKEPEVLKSANRPREPSRDGATPLDLSVRRSPESVVTDEHEKENRIRSATPEQIVCAPSLPGSPGTPSPSRRSSSPSAESSPKRRRRNSRGPTPKPPSVPSPPEEKFTPIVPPAILPPALAIRLASELPVTAASPQVLVKQGVSKCKECNIVFCKYENYRIHKRHYCSAGGGEERASPAPPEPGPPPQYRQLICLACGIHFSSLDNLTTHQSFYCTKRETRSPRSVPEAPRPTSGSEGGWKCPCCEVVSPTAAAAQRHMEAHAGVKAFRCTICRYRGNTLRGMRTHIRMHFNNKKPADLQEESYIACVLEEDSREATSPSPAVGGERVHRCGSCAYTSTYRGNVVRHARLVHATDEPEEEQTSPVPTVDIKKEPETELEETPNYCKSCDISFKYVNTYKAHKQFYCTANNQDAAANNNVPTPARVTDTPVL; translated from the exons gTGAGGACGAGGAATGGGGAAACGAGAGCGAGGCGATGCCGGGAGAACCTCGCACACCAAGCTCAGGAGGCGAGCGCGCCGCGTCGAGCGGGGGAGCCTCGCCCGCGTCCGGGGGCTCGCCTGCCGCGTCGCCGCCTCGCCTGCGCCTCAACACCAGCCTCGCCACTGACCCGGCGCTCGCTCCGCAGGCCACCTCGCTCAAACACGAGCCACCATCACCGTCACCGCCACCACCACCGGCGCCACAAGCAAGAGACTACCTCGCTTTGACGGCGGCCGCGTTTCCAGGACTTTTTCCTGCATCTACCGCCCCGAGCTACGTATGCAAGCCGTGTGGCATTCGCTACTCGTCTCTGAGTACATTGCAAGCACATCAAGAACACTATTGTTCGAATAGATTGCCTAAGCCAACAGAAGGAGCAAACGCAACAGCTGACCCTTCAGTTGATGAGTCGAGCAGTGATGCGAAAACTCCGCGTCCTGCCGGCAAACAGTATGCGTGCACATACTGTTCATATAGTGCCGACAAGAAAGTTAGTTTGAACAGGCACATGAGGATGCATTCATCGTCGCCAGTAAGCAGCGGCACTCCAGCGCCGACACCGACCTCTAACGGTGAAGCCACAGAGGGTCCGCCGGTACAGGACCGCTACTGCGCAGACTGTGATATTCGATTTAGCTCTATCAAGACTTACCGAGCGCATAAACAGCATTATTGTAGCACAAGACAAGTTGTAAAGCAAGCGCTGGCAGCAGCTCGAGGCGGCTCGGCGACGTCCGGATCCGCGCCGCCCTCCCCGGGAGCTACTCCACCAGCGCAGAACCAGTACGCCCTCGCGTTACCGACTAATCCCATTTTAATTGTACCCTACTCACTGTTACGGAGTGCCAGTACTCTCCCGGGTGCGACACTGCCCGACCCTGATACGCCATGTTTCTTGTTACCAAATGGAACTTTCCAGCCTATCAGTCGAGCTTTATCCAACATAAACGCCGATGGAAAAGAACCTGAGGTTTTGAAATCAGCAAATAGACCTCGAGAGCCATCAAGAGACGGAGCCACTCCTCTGGACCTTAGTGTCCGGCGGTCGCCAGAATCGGTGGTAACTGATGAACACGAAAAAGAGAATAGGATACGTTCCGCGACACCCGAGCAGATAGTGTGTGCTCCTTCTCTGCCAGGATCTCCAGGCACACCGTCTCCGTCTCGAAGGTCCTCATCGCCGAGCGCAGAAAGCTCGCCTAAACGACGGCGGCGGAACTCCCGAGGGCCCACACCAAAACCTCCCAGCGTGCCCTCGCCACCTGAAGAAAAATTCACACCAATCGTTCCTCCCGCAATTCTTCCTCCTGCTCTTGCAATTCGCCTCGCATCAGAATTGCCAGTGACGGCAGCATCTCCTCAAGTGCTTGTAAAGCAAGGAGTTTCGAAGTGCAAGGAATGCAACATCGTGTTTTGCAAGTATGAGAACTACCGCATCCACAAGCGGCACTATTGCTCGGCGGGCGGCGGAGAGGAGCGCgccagccccgcgccgccggAGCCGGGCCCGCCGCCGCAGTACCGCCAGCTGATCTGCCTCGCGTGCGGCATCCACTTCAGCTCGCTGGACAACTTGACGACGCACCAGTCGTTCTACTGCACGAAGCGCGAGACTCGGTCGCCGCGCAGCGTGCCGGAGGCTCCGCGGCCCACGTCGGGCTCGGAGGGAGGGTGGAAGTGTCCCTGCTGTGAGGTGGTGTCgcccaccgccgccgccgcgcagcgCCACATGGAGGCGCACGCCGGCGTCAAGGCCTTCCGCTGCACCATCTGCCGGTACCGGGGCAACACGCTGCGAGGCATGCGCACGCATATTCGCATGCACTTCAACAACAAGAAACCTGCTGATCTGCAG GAGGAGAGCTACATAGCATGCGTGCTGGAGGAAGACAGTCGCGAGGCGACCTCCCCGAGCCCAGCGGTGGGCGGCGAGCGCGTGCACCGCTGCGGCAGCTGCGCCTACACCTCCACCTACCGCGGCAACGTCGTGCGACACGCGCGCCTCGTACACGCCACCGACGAACCAGAGGAAGAACAGACCTCCCCAGTCCCAACAGTGGACATCAAAAAGGAACCAGAGACAGAACTAGAGGAGACCCCAAACTACTGCAAGTCGTGCGACATATCGTTTAAATACGTGAACACTTACAAAGCACACAAGCAGTTCTACTGCACCGCTAACAACCAGGATGCGGCGGCCAACAACAACGTGCCTACGCCCGCCAGGGTCACAGACACTCCTGTACTATAA
- the LOC113501187 gene encoding zinc finger protein ush-like isoform X2 produces MSRRKQSNPKPLKREDEEWGNESEAMPGEPRTPSSGGERAASSGGASPASGGSPAASPPRLRLNTSLATDPALAPQATSLKHEPPSPSPPPPPAPQARDYLALTAAAFPGLFPASTAPSYVCKPCGIRYSSLSTLQAHQEHYCSNRLPKPTEGANATADPSVDESSSDAKTPRPAGKQYACTYCSYSADKKVSLNRHMRMHSSSPVSSGTPAPTPTSNGEATEGPPVQDRYCADCDIRFSSIKTYRAHKQHYCSTRQVVKQALAAARGGSATSGSAPPSPGATPPAQNQYALALPTNPILIVPYSLLRSASTLPGATLPDPDTPCFLLPNGTFQPISRALSNINADGKEPEVLKSANRPREPSRDGATPLDLSVRRSPESVVTDEHEKENRIRSATPEQIVCAPSLPGSPGTPSPSRRSSSPSAESSPKRRRRNSRGPTPKPPSVPSPPEEKFTPIVPPAILPPALAIRLASELPVTAASPQVLVKQGVSKCKECNIVFCKYENYRIHKRHYCSAGGGEERASPAPPEPGPPPQYRQLICLACGIHFSSLDNLTTHQSFYCTKRETRSPRSVPEAPRPTSGSEGGWKCPCCEVVSPTAAAAQRHMEAHAGVKAFRCTICRYRGNTLRGMRTHIRMHFNNKKPADLQEESYIACVLEEDSREATSPSPAVGGERVHRCGSCAYTSTYRGNVVRHARLVHATDEPEEEQTSPVPTVDIKKEPETELEETPNYCKSCDISFKYVNTYKAHKQFYCTANNQDAAANNNVPTPARVTDTPVL; encoded by the exons gTGAGGACGAGGAATGGGGAAACGAGAGCGAGGCGATGCCGGGAGAACCTCGCACACCAAGCTCAGGAGGCGAGCGCGCCGCGTCGAGCGGGGGAGCCTCGCCCGCGTCCGGGGGCTCGCCTGCCGCGTCGCCGCCTCGCCTGCGCCTCAACACCAGCCTCGCCACTGACCCGGCGCTCGCTCCGCAGGCCACCTCGCTCAAACACGAGCCACCATCACCGTCACCGCCACCACCACCGGCGCCACAAGCAAGAGACTACCTCGCTTTGACGGCGGCCGCGTTTCCAGGACTTTTTCCTGCATCTACCGCCCCGAGCTACGTATGCAAGCCGTGTGGCATTCGCTACTCGTCTCTGAGTACATTGCAAGCACATCAAGAACACTATTGTTCGAATAGATTGCCTAAGCCAACAGAAGGAGCAAACGCAACAGCTGACCCTTCAGTTGATGAGTCGAGCAGTGATGCGAAAACTCCGCGTCCTGCCGGCAAACAGTATGCGTGCACATACTGTTCATATAGTGCCGACAAGAAAGTTAGTTTGAACAGGCACATGAGGATGCATTCATCGTCGCCAGTAAGCAGCGGCACTCCAGCGCCGACACCGACCTCTAACGGTGAAGCCACAGAGGGTCCGCCGGTACAGGACCGCTACTGCGCAGACTGTGATATTCGATTTAGCTCTATCAAGACTTACCGAGCGCATAAACAGCATTATTGTAGCACAAGACAAGTTGTAAAGCAAGCGCTGGCAGCAGCTCGAGGCGGCTCGGCGACGTCCGGATCCGCGCCGCCCTCCCCGGGAGCTACTCCACCAGCGCAGAACCAGTACGCCCTCGCGTTACCGACTAATCCCATTTTAATTGTACCCTACTCACTGTTACGGAGTGCCAGTACTCTCCCGGGTGCGACACTGCCCGACCCTGATACGCCATGTTTCTTGTTACCAAATGGAACTTTCCAGCCTATCAGTCGAGCTTTATCCAACATAAACGCCGATGGAAAAGAACCTGAGGTTTTGAAATCAGCAAATAGACCTCGAGAGCCATCAAGAGACGGAGCCACTCCTCTGGACCTTAGTGTCCGGCGGTCGCCAGAATCGGTGGTAACTGATGAACACGAAAAAGAGAATAGGATACGTTCCGCGACACCCGAGCAGATAGTGTGTGCTCCTTCTCTGCCAGGATCTCCAGGCACACCGTCTCCGTCTCGAAGGTCCTCATCGCCGAGCGCAGAAAGCTCGCCTAAACGACGGCGGCGGAACTCCCGAGGGCCCACACCAAAACCTCCCAGCGTGCCCTCGCCACCTGAAGAAAAATTCACACCAATCGTTCCTCCCGCAATTCTTCCTCCTGCTCTTGCAATTCGCCTCGCATCAGAATTGCCAGTGACGGCAGCATCTCCTCAAGTGCTTGTAAAGCAAGGAGTTTCGAAGTGCAAGGAATGCAACATCGTGTTTTGCAAGTATGAGAACTACCGCATCCACAAGCGGCACTATTGCTCGGCGGGCGGCGGAGAGGAGCGCgccagccccgcgccgccggAGCCGGGCCCGCCGCCGCAGTACCGCCAGCTGATCTGCCTCGCGTGCGGCATCCACTTCAGCTCGCTGGACAACTTGACGACGCACCAGTCGTTCTACTGCACGAAGCGCGAGACTCGGTCGCCGCGCAGCGTGCCGGAGGCTCCGCGGCCCACGTCGGGCTCGGAGGGAGGGTGGAAGTGTCCCTGCTGTGAGGTGGTGTCgcccaccgccgccgccgcgcagcgCCACATGGAGGCGCACGCCGGCGTCAAGGCCTTCCGCTGCACCATCTGCCGGTACCGGGGCAACACGCTGCGAGGCATGCGCACGCATATTCGCATGCACTTCAACAACAAGAAACCTGCTGATCTGCAG GAGGAGAGCTACATAGCATGCGTGCTGGAGGAAGACAGTCGCGAGGCGACCTCCCCGAGCCCAGCGGTGGGCGGCGAGCGCGTGCACCGCTGCGGCAGCTGCGCCTACACCTCCACCTACCGCGGCAACGTCGTGCGACACGCGCGCCTCGTACACGCCACCGACGAACCAGAGGAAGAACAGACCTCCCCAGTCCCAACAGTGGACATCAAAAAGGAACCAGAGACAGAACTAGAGGAGACCCCAAACTACTGCAAGTCGTGCGACATATCGTTTAAATACGTGAACACTTACAAAGCACACAAGCAGTTCTACTGCACCGCTAACAACCAGGATGCGGCGGCCAACAACAACGTGCCTACGCCCGCCAGGGTCACAGACACTCCTGTACTATAA
- the LOC113501187 gene encoding zinc finger protein ush-like isoform X3, with amino-acid sequence MPGEPRTPSSGGERAASSGGASPASGGSPAASPPRLRLNTSLATDPALAPQATSLKHEPPSPSPPPPPAPQARDYLALTAAAFPGLFPASTAPSYVCKPCGIRYSSLSTLQAHQEHYCSNRLPKPTEGANATADPSVDESSSDAKTPRPAGKQYACTYCSYSADKKVSLNRHMRMHSSSPVSSGTPAPTPTSNGEATEGPPVQDRYCADCDIRFSSIKTYRAHKQHYCSTRQVVKQALAAARGGSATSGSAPPSPGATPPAQNQYALALPTNPILIVPYSLLRSASTLPGATLPDPDTPCFLLPNGTFQPISRALSNINADGKEPEVLKSANRPREPSRDGATPLDLSVRRSPESVVTDEHEKENRIRSATPEQIVCAPSLPGSPGTPSPSRRSSSPSAESSPKRRRRNSRGPTPKPPSVPSPPEEKFTPIVPPAILPPALAIRLASELPVTAASPQVLVKQGVSKCKECNIVFCKYENYRIHKRHYCSAGGGEERASPAPPEPGPPPQYRQLICLACGIHFSSLDNLTTHQSFYCTKRETRSPRSVPEAPRPTSGSEGGWKCPCCEVVSPTAAAAQRHMEAHAGVKAFRCTICRYRGNTLRGMRTHIRMHFNNKKPADLQEESYIACVLEEDSREATSPSPAVGGERVHRCGSCAYTSTYRGNVVRHARLVHATDEPEEEQTSPVPTVDIKKEPETELEETPNYCKSCDISFKYVNTYKAHKQFYCTANNQDAAANNNVPTPARVTDTPVL; translated from the exons ATGCCGGGAGAACCTCGCACACCAAGCTCAGGAGGCGAGCGCGCCGCGTCGAGCGGGGGAGCCTCGCCCGCGTCCGGGGGCTCGCCTGCCGCGTCGCCGCCTCGCCTGCGCCTCAACACCAGCCTCGCCACTGACCCGGCGCTCGCTCCGCAGGCCACCTCGCTCAAACACGAGCCACCATCACCGTCACCGCCACCACCACCGGCGCCACAAGCAAGAGACTACCTCGCTTTGACGGCGGCCGCGTTTCCAGGACTTTTTCCTGCATCTACCGCCCCGAGCTACGTATGCAAGCCGTGTGGCATTCGCTACTCGTCTCTGAGTACATTGCAAGCACATCAAGAACACTATTGTTCGAATAGATTGCCTAAGCCAACAGAAGGAGCAAACGCAACAGCTGACCCTTCAGTTGATGAGTCGAGCAGTGATGCGAAAACTCCGCGTCCTGCCGGCAAACAGTATGCGTGCACATACTGTTCATATAGTGCCGACAAGAAAGTTAGTTTGAACAGGCACATGAGGATGCATTCATCGTCGCCAGTAAGCAGCGGCACTCCAGCGCCGACACCGACCTCTAACGGTGAAGCCACAGAGGGTCCGCCGGTACAGGACCGCTACTGCGCAGACTGTGATATTCGATTTAGCTCTATCAAGACTTACCGAGCGCATAAACAGCATTATTGTAGCACAAGACAAGTTGTAAAGCAAGCGCTGGCAGCAGCTCGAGGCGGCTCGGCGACGTCCGGATCCGCGCCGCCCTCCCCGGGAGCTACTCCACCAGCGCAGAACCAGTACGCCCTCGCGTTACCGACTAATCCCATTTTAATTGTACCCTACTCACTGTTACGGAGTGCCAGTACTCTCCCGGGTGCGACACTGCCCGACCCTGATACGCCATGTTTCTTGTTACCAAATGGAACTTTCCAGCCTATCAGTCGAGCTTTATCCAACATAAACGCCGATGGAAAAGAACCTGAGGTTTTGAAATCAGCAAATAGACCTCGAGAGCCATCAAGAGACGGAGCCACTCCTCTGGACCTTAGTGTCCGGCGGTCGCCAGAATCGGTGGTAACTGATGAACACGAAAAAGAGAATAGGATACGTTCCGCGACACCCGAGCAGATAGTGTGTGCTCCTTCTCTGCCAGGATCTCCAGGCACACCGTCTCCGTCTCGAAGGTCCTCATCGCCGAGCGCAGAAAGCTCGCCTAAACGACGGCGGCGGAACTCCCGAGGGCCCACACCAAAACCTCCCAGCGTGCCCTCGCCACCTGAAGAAAAATTCACACCAATCGTTCCTCCCGCAATTCTTCCTCCTGCTCTTGCAATTCGCCTCGCATCAGAATTGCCAGTGACGGCAGCATCTCCTCAAGTGCTTGTAAAGCAAGGAGTTTCGAAGTGCAAGGAATGCAACATCGTGTTTTGCAAGTATGAGAACTACCGCATCCACAAGCGGCACTATTGCTCGGCGGGCGGCGGAGAGGAGCGCgccagccccgcgccgccggAGCCGGGCCCGCCGCCGCAGTACCGCCAGCTGATCTGCCTCGCGTGCGGCATCCACTTCAGCTCGCTGGACAACTTGACGACGCACCAGTCGTTCTACTGCACGAAGCGCGAGACTCGGTCGCCGCGCAGCGTGCCGGAGGCTCCGCGGCCCACGTCGGGCTCGGAGGGAGGGTGGAAGTGTCCCTGCTGTGAGGTGGTGTCgcccaccgccgccgccgcgcagcgCCACATGGAGGCGCACGCCGGCGTCAAGGCCTTCCGCTGCACCATCTGCCGGTACCGGGGCAACACGCTGCGAGGCATGCGCACGCATATTCGCATGCACTTCAACAACAAGAAACCTGCTGATCTGCAG GAGGAGAGCTACATAGCATGCGTGCTGGAGGAAGACAGTCGCGAGGCGACCTCCCCGAGCCCAGCGGTGGGCGGCGAGCGCGTGCACCGCTGCGGCAGCTGCGCCTACACCTCCACCTACCGCGGCAACGTCGTGCGACACGCGCGCCTCGTACACGCCACCGACGAACCAGAGGAAGAACAGACCTCCCCAGTCCCAACAGTGGACATCAAAAAGGAACCAGAGACAGAACTAGAGGAGACCCCAAACTACTGCAAGTCGTGCGACATATCGTTTAAATACGTGAACACTTACAAAGCACACAAGCAGTTCTACTGCACCGCTAACAACCAGGATGCGGCGGCCAACAACAACGTGCCTACGCCCGCCAGGGTCACAGACACTCCTGTACTATAA
- the LOC113501191 gene encoding mediator of RNA polymerase II transcription subunit 15-like: MPSVSDPGSWRRQINRRAVISKIEASIQQTGVPIHLTAVEMENFVFTKVKTREQYMNTIAKLLFKLRRIVLHQNGHPDPDHVIARLRESNGQRQVNTQGLKSLQNLSMQ; encoded by the exons atgCCTTCAGTTTCCGATCCCGGTAGTTGGAGGAGACAGATTAACAGGCGTGCTGTAATTTCTAAAAT TGAGGCCTCCATCCAACAGACCGGTGTGCCTATACACCTGACTGCTGTCGAGATGGAGAATTTCGTGTTCACAAAAGTCAAGACCCGGGAACAATACATGAACACCATTGCCAAATTACTATTCAAATTACGGAGGATCG TACTCCACCAAAACGGTCATCCAGATCCCGACCACGTTATTGCGCGGCTACGAGAATCAAATGGCCAGAGACAGGTTAACACACAAGGACTAAAATCACTTCAAAACCTAAGTATGCAATAA